The Streptomyces sp. DG1A-41 genomic sequence CGCCGACCGCGTCGCCGTGCTCCTCGAACAGCCGGCGGACGAAGCGGGTGGGCTCGGCCGTCGACTCCTCGAAGGGCCGCCCGTCGAGCGTCCAGCGCACGGTGGCCTCGGCCGATGCCTGCCGGGACAGTTCCTCGGCCGGGCCGTCGGCCACGATCCGGCCGCCCGCCAGGATGAGGATCCGGTCGGCGAGCTTCTCCGCCTCGGCGAGGTCGTGCGTGGTCAGCAGCACGGTGGTGTTCTCGTCCGCGAGCCCGCGGACCAGGCCGTGGAACTCGTTCCTGGCCTCCGGGTCCAGACCCGCCGTCGGCTCGTCCAGGAACAGCAGTTCGGGCCGGCCCACGATGCCGACGGCCACGTCGAAACGCCTGCGCTGGCCGCCGGACAGGGTTCCGACCCGTTTGTCCGCCTGCTCGGTCAGGCCCACGGCGGCGATGAGCTCGTCGGCGTCCCAGGGCCGCCGTACGAGGTCGGTGGAGTACGGCGCGTAGTACGAGCCGAGATGGGCCAGCAGTTCCCGCACCCGCCACTTGCCGTGGTCGCGCCAGGACTGCAACACGATGCCCAGGCGCGCACGCCACCGCTCGTCCCCGCGAGCCGGATCGGTGCCCAGGACGCTCACGTCACCGGCCGAGCGCATCCGGAAGCCCTCAAGGACTTCGATCGTGGTCGTCTTGCCCGCGCCGTTCGGGCCGAGCAGCACGACGACCTCGCCTCGCCGGGCCGTGAAGCCGACCCCCTTCAGGACGTCCTGGCTGCGGTAGCGCATCCGCAGGTCCCGGACGTCGACAACCCTGTCGCTCTCCGGCGGCGGGCCGCTCCCGGCCTCGGGTAAGGCGTGAGCGGTTGTCATCGATGTCCCCCCGTTCGTCTGGCAGCAGCCGGTCGGGCCGCCCCGGGCGAACACATTACCGAAGGGTCCGGAACCGGAGCGGGCTCCGCGGCCAGCTCTTTCCTCCTGGCCGCGCCCGTCCGGCTGCTCATGATCTTCGCGCCGGCATGGGGCCGACCGCTCGCATCGCCGGGTCACCGCTGACCGTGCTGCCGGTGCTGCTCGTGCATCTCGCGTTCGCGGTACCGGGGTTCCCCGAGTTGTGGACCGCGGTCAGCGGCCCGGACCTCGACGGCTTCCGCGAACTGACGGCCCTCCCGGACGGTGCCGGTGCCGTCCGGGCCCAGGTCATCGCCTGGGATCTGCTGATCGGGCAGTGGATGTACCGGGAGGGCCGGCGGCTGGAGATCTCCGCCCTGGTGATGGGACAGCTGCTGGTTCTCACGATCCTGCTGTCGCCGTTCGGGCTGCTGGTGTTCCTGGGGCTGCGTGCGGTGAGGGCGCGGCGGGCGGGGCCAAGTCCTTCGACCGGCGGACCGGTTCCGAGTCAGGCGCGCAGATAGGCCAGTACCGCCAGGACGCGGCGGTGGTCGTCGGGGGCCGACGGGGGCAGGTCCAATTTCTGGAGGATGCTCGCGATGTGCTTGGCGACGGCCGCGTCCGTGACGACCAGGCGGCGGGCGATCGCCGCGTTGGAGCGGCCCTCGGCCATGAGGGCGAGGACCTCGCGCTCGCGGGGTGTGAGCCGGTCCAAAGGGTCGCGGCGGCGGGCGAGGAGCTGGCGTACGACCTCGGGGTCGACGACCGTCGCCCCGGCGGCGACGCGGGCGACGGCGTCGGCGAACTCCTCGACGTCGCCGATGCGTTCCTTCAGGAGGTAGCCCGTTCCGACGCTGCTGCGGCGGTCGTCCAGCAGCTCGTCGGCGAAGGTCTGCTCGACGTACTGGCTGAGCACGAGAACCGCCAGCCCGGGCTGCTCGGCCTGGAGCCGGCGGGCCGTGCGCAGGCCCTCGTCCGCCTGGCCCGGTGGCATACGGACGTCGGTGATCACCAGGTCGGGGCGGTGTTCCCGGGCGGCGGCGAGCAGGGCCGGGCCGTCGCCGACGGCGGCGAGCACCCGGTGGCCGAAGCGCTCCAGCAGGTGGACGAGACCTTCCCGCAGGAGGACGGCGTCTTCCGCGATCACCAGGCGAAGGGACTGCCGCATCAGGTCTCCGCTCTCAGGAGGACGGGCCGGCGCACGGGATCTCCGCTCTCAGCAGGGTGGGTCCGCCCGGCGGGCTGGACAGGAACATTCTGCCGTCGGCGGCGGCGATCCGGTCGGCGAGGCCGACGAGGCCCGTGCCGCGAGCGGGGTCGGCGTCGCCGGAGCCGTTGTCCTCGATGTCGAGGCGGAGCACGCCGTCGCGGCAGCGGGCGGTGACGCGGCAGCGGTCGGCACCGCTGTGCCGGGCGATGTTGGTGAGGGCCTCGGCGGTCACGTAGTACGCCGTCTGCTCGACGGCGGCCGGCAGCCGGCCCGGGAGGTCGAGGTCGAGGTCGGTGGGAATCGGGCAGCGCCCTGCGATGTCCCGTGCGGCGGCGGGCAGTCCGCGTTCCGTCAGGATCTGCGGATGGATGCCCCGGATCAGTTCGCGCAGCTCGGTGAGCGCCTCCTTGGCGAGGGCGTGGGCCTCGCCGACCTGCTTCGCCGCCGCGCTGCCGGGCGGCAGGTCGAGGGTGGCCAGGCCCAGCTTCATGGTGAGGGCGACGAGCCGCTGCTGCGCGCCGTCGTGCAGGTCGCGTTCGATGCGGCGGCGTTCCGTCTCGAAGGCGTCGACGAGGCGGGCCCGGGACCGTACGACCTCGCGCAGTTCGCGGTCCTTCGGGAAGAGCACGGAACGCCCGACCGCCGCCCGGGCGCCGGCCCACGCCCCGATGGGATACGCGGCCACGGGCAGCAGCAGCGCGCCCGCGACCGGGCCCGCCACGGTCTGCCAGGGCTGGGCGGTGGGCTGGAAGGGCGTCAGGAGGAGGAAGCCCGGGATGCCGAGCGAGACCAGGACCACGGCGAGGTCCATCCAACCGACCGCCAGGACGGACACGGCGCCGTAGCCGGCGGTGCGGGGACTGTGCCGCGACCGCTGCCGGTCGGCACCGCCACCGCCACCGCCACCGCCGCCCCGGTCGACGAGAGCGAGCCGGCGGCGTTCCAGGGGACCGGCGAGGGCGACGGCGAAGACCACCAGCGCCCCCGCGCAGAGCACCCTGGCGAACGTGCCGATGGGCGCGGCGAACAGCCCGGCCACACCGAGGTAGACACCGGTCGCGAACACCCCGCCGGACAGGAGATAACCCATGGCGCGCCACGGCCAGACGGTGCGCAGGAACCCCAACGGGCTACGGGTGAGGGCCTCCAGGACGGTTCGAGGGGTGGTCACGCGGTCGACCGTAGCGGCGCCGGGGGACGAAGGCAGTAGTGCCAGGTGGAGTTCCGGCTCTCGCCCGGGCGGCAATGTGCCTGGCGGTGCTCCCGTCGTTGCCTTGAAGGCATGACCACAACGAACACCCCAACGGTGCAAGGCACTTCGGCCCTTGTCCCGGTCCAGCTCCGGTCGTTGACCAAGCAGTACGGCACCGGCGACCGCGCCGTCACGGCACTCGACGACGTCACCCTGGACTTCGCGGCCGGGACGATGACGGCCGTCATGGGCCCCTCCGGCTCCGGCAAGTCCACCCTGTTGCACTGCGCGGCGGGCATCGACCGGCCGAGCGCCGGCGAGGTGCTGATCGGCGGTACGGAACTGGGCGGGCTGGACGAGAACGCGCTCACGGTGCTGCGCCGGGACCGGATCGGATTCGTCTTCCAGGCGTTCAACCTGGTCTCGGCACTGACCGCCGCGCAGAACGTCGAACTGCCCCTGAGACTGGCCGGGTCACGCCCCTCACCGGACGAGGTGCACGCGGCACTCGCCGCGGTCGGGCTCGCGGACCGTCACGGACACCGGCCGAGCGAACTGTCCGGAGGCCAGCAGCAGCGCGTCGCGATCGCCCGGGCGATGATCGCCCGGCCCGCCGTCCTCTTCGCCGACGAACCGACCGGCGCGCTGGACAGCAGCGCCTCCCGGGTCGTGCTGCGGCTGCTGAGGGACCTGGTGGACAGCCGGGGACAGACGGTCGTGATGGTGACGCACGACCCGGCCGCCGCGGCGTACGCGGGCCGGGTGCTGCTGCTGGCCGACGGCCGGCTCGCGGACGAACTGCCCGGTGCCGAGGGCGCCGAGGCGATCGCGGCGCGGACGGCCGCCCTGGAGGTGCGGCCGTGATCAGCCTGGCGACGGCGAGAGAGCGGTGGACCTCCTTCCTGGGGTCCTTCGTGGCCGTGGCGTTGGGCGTCGCGGTCGTCACCATGAGCGCGCTGGTGCTGCTGTCGGACGGTACGGGAGTGCCGCAGCGGCTCGCGGGCGCGCCCGTGCTGGTGAGCAGCCCGGCGGGGGCGCCGGCCGCCGGGGTGTTCACGGAGAACCCGCCGTGGGCGCCGGAGCGCGCCGAGGAACTGCGGCGGGAGCTCGAACGGCTGCCGGGAGTGGCCGCGGCGGTGGCCGACCGGTCCTTCTACGCGCAGGCGCCCGGCAGCGACCAGCGCACGGGGGAGCGGCAAGGCCACCCCTGGTCGGCCGCGGCGCTCGCCGCGTACGGCCTGAGCGGGGGCAGACCACCGGCGGCGGACGGCGAGATCGTCGTGGACGACTCCCTCGGGCACCGGCCGGGCGAGCCCCTCACGGTGCTGACGGCACGCGGACCGCAGCGCCTCTCGGTGTCCGGCACGATCGACGGCCCCGGCTACTACGTCACCGACCGGCGGGCCGCCGAACTGGCGGGCGGGGTACGGACCATCGGGCTGGTCCTGGATCCCGGCACCGACCCCGTCCGGGTCGCGGGCGCCGCCCGGAACGCCGTCGGCGCTGACGGCACCGTCCTGACCGGAGCCTCCCGTGACGCGCTCGCACCGAAGCAGGACGAGTTGACCCGCTGGATCGGCGGCCAGGTGCTCACCGCCATGGCGCTGCTCTCCGCCTTCGTCACCGTCTTCAACGTGTCCTCGACGTTCGCGTTCGCCGTCGCCCAGCGGCGCCGCGAGTTCGGCCTGCTGCGCACGATCGGCGCGACACCGCGGCAGGTGCGGCGGCTGGTGTACGGGGAGGCCCTGGCGGTGGGCGTCGTCGGCGCCGGGGCGGGGGCGGTCGCGGGAGTGGCACTGGCGCCCGTGATGACCGGGTTGCTGATCGACGCGGGCTTCCAGCCGGCCGGCTTCGAGGTGGGCATCCGGTGGTGGGTACCGGCCGCCGCCTGGGTCCTGGGCGTGGCCGTGGCACTGGCCGGAGCGGGTGCCGCGGCACGTCGGGCCTCCCGGGTGAAGCCGCTGGAGGCGCTGCGGGAGGCCGCGGTGGACAGCCGGCCGATGACCCGCCGCCGGTGCGTCACGGGACTGGTGGCGACGGGCCTGGGCGCGGCCTGCTCGGCGGGTACGGCCTTCGCGGGGGCCGACGCCCTGGTGCTGCTGGTCCTGGGCGCGGCCATGGGCCTGACCGCCGGACTCACCCTCCTCCTGCCGGTGTTGACCCGACCCGTGATCGGGGCGCTGACCCGGCCGCTCGCCCGGCGCTGCGGTGCCACGGCCGT encodes the following:
- a CDS encoding histidine kinase yields the protein MGFLRTVWPWRAMGYLLSGGVFATGVYLGVAGLFAAPIGTFARVLCAGALVVFAVALAGPLERRRLALVDRGGGGGGGGGADRQRSRHSPRTAGYGAVSVLAVGWMDLAVVLVSLGIPGFLLLTPFQPTAQPWQTVAGPVAGALLLPVAAYPIGAWAGARAAVGRSVLFPKDRELREVVRSRARLVDAFETERRRIERDLHDGAQQRLVALTMKLGLATLDLPPGSAAAKQVGEAHALAKEALTELRELIRGIHPQILTERGLPAAARDIAGRCPIPTDLDLDLPGRLPAAVEQTAYYVTAEALTNIARHSGADRCRVTARCRDGVLRLDIEDNGSGDADPARGTGLVGLADRIAAADGRMFLSSPPGGPTLLRAEIPCAGPSS
- a CDS encoding response regulator transcription factor produces the protein MRQSLRLVIAEDAVLLREGLVHLLERFGHRVLAAVGDGPALLAAAREHRPDLVITDVRMPPGQADEGLRTARRLQAEQPGLAVLVLSQYVEQTFADELLDDRRSSVGTGYLLKERIGDVEEFADAVARVAAGATVVDPEVVRQLLARRRDPLDRLTPREREVLALMAEGRSNAAIARRLVVTDAAVAKHIASILQKLDLPPSAPDDHRRVLAVLAYLRA
- a CDS encoding ABC transporter ATP-binding protein, translated to MTTAHALPEAGSGPPPESDRVVDVRDLRMRYRSQDVLKGVGFTARRGEVVVLLGPNGAGKTTTIEVLEGFRMRSAGDVSVLGTDPARGDERWRARLGIVLQSWRDHGKWRVRELLAHLGSYYAPYSTDLVRRPWDADELIAAVGLTEQADKRVGTLSGGQRRRFDVAVGIVGRPELLFLDEPTAGLDPEARNEFHGLVRGLADENTTVLLTTHDLAEAEKLADRILILAGGRIVADGPAEELSRQASAEATVRWTLDGRPFEESTAEPTRFVRRLFEEHGDAVGGLEVRRASLEDTYLTMVRELEAGSVPDERAAHAFGEESR
- a CDS encoding FtsX-like permease family protein; the protein is MISLATARERWTSFLGSFVAVALGVAVVTMSALVLLSDGTGVPQRLAGAPVLVSSPAGAPAAGVFTENPPWAPERAEELRRELERLPGVAAAVADRSFYAQAPGSDQRTGERQGHPWSAAALAAYGLSGGRPPAADGEIVVDDSLGHRPGEPLTVLTARGPQRLSVSGTIDGPGYYVTDRRAAELAGGVRTIGLVLDPGTDPVRVAGAARNAVGADGTVLTGASRDALAPKQDELTRWIGGQVLTAMALLSAFVTVFNVSSTFAFAVAQRRREFGLLRTIGATPRQVRRLVYGEALAVGVVGAGAGAVAGVALAPVMTGLLIDAGFQPAGFEVGIRWWVPAAAWVLGVAVALAGAGAAARRASRVKPLEALREAAVDSRPMTRRRCVTGLVATGLGAACSAGTAFAGADALVLLVLGAAMGLTAGLTLLLPVLTRPVIGALTRPLARRCGATAVLVRENMLTSVRRTCATTAPVLATVAFAVLITSAVQTTQSADTTRQAAAVRAEAAVVPRGTPGLSDAAVDRVGGTALLSTTVYGGEGRAALSAAGVTPGFEQTYRARAPRSNTVVVTAAVAAAHGWRAGRTATLTFEDGRTRQLRVAAVLDDSMPYQVFLPRELVRAHDPSALADVVYRTTAAPTPSLSGLGAEEVPVAVHAASDDAEEDRLVWLFTLILVAITAGYTMIAVASTVLTATAGRVRDLRVLRLSGATPRQVLLALAAETCCVVTLGAVLGLAVAAPALFGTAWGLRRELGLPVELSVAWPWVAGVVAGCLLLATAATVLPARAALRRMRRA
- a CDS encoding ABC transporter ATP-binding protein, which translates into the protein MTTTNTPTVQGTSALVPVQLRSLTKQYGTGDRAVTALDDVTLDFAAGTMTAVMGPSGSGKSTLLHCAAGIDRPSAGEVLIGGTELGGLDENALTVLRRDRIGFVFQAFNLVSALTAAQNVELPLRLAGSRPSPDEVHAALAAVGLADRHGHRPSELSGGQQQRVAIARAMIARPAVLFADEPTGALDSSASRVVLRLLRDLVDSRGQTVVMVTHDPAAAAYAGRVLLLADGRLADELPGAEGAEAIAARTAALEVRP